Proteins encoded within one genomic window of Prauserella marina:
- a CDS encoding uracil-DNA glycosylase has product MATTASSLARLDQRISECRACPRLVEWRERVAATKRAAFANETYWGRPVPGFGRPDAALALVGLAPAAHGGNRTGRMFTGDRSGDVLFKALYDVGLASQPTSVRRDDGLALRGTRITAPVHCAPPENKPTPAERDTCGHWLAEELELLRPTLRAIVVLGGFGWQALLPVLGRAGWDVPRPRPRFGHGVEVTLEGPSRLHLLGCYHVSQQNTFTGRLTPEMLREVLARGASLADLD; this is encoded by the coding sequence GTGGCCACAACAGCCAGTTCGCTAGCCAGGCTCGATCAGCGAATCAGCGAGTGCCGAGCGTGCCCCCGCCTCGTCGAATGGCGAGAGCGGGTCGCGGCCACGAAACGTGCCGCTTTCGCGAACGAGACCTACTGGGGCAGACCGGTTCCCGGGTTCGGGCGGCCGGACGCCGCGCTGGCGCTCGTGGGACTCGCTCCGGCCGCGCACGGCGGAAACCGGACCGGACGGATGTTCACGGGGGACCGCTCGGGCGACGTGCTCTTCAAGGCGCTCTACGACGTGGGACTCGCGTCGCAGCCGACGTCCGTGCGCAGGGACGACGGGCTGGCGCTGCGTGGCACCAGGATCACCGCTCCCGTGCACTGCGCTCCCCCTGAGAACAAGCCGACGCCGGCGGAGCGCGACACCTGTGGCCACTGGCTGGCCGAGGAACTGGAGCTGTTGCGGCCGACGCTGCGCGCGATCGTCGTACTCGGCGGCTTCGGCTGGCAGGCGTTGCTGCCCGTGCTGGGCAGGGCGGGGTGGGACGTGCCCCGGCCTCGCCCCCGGTTCGGACACGGTGTCGAGGTGACCCTCGAAGGTCCTTCGCGATTGCACCTGCTCGGGTGCTATCACGTGTCGCAGCAGAACACCTTCACCGGCAGGCTGACCCCTGAAATGCTGCGCGAAGTCCTTGCGAGAGGCGCCTCACTCGCCGACCTCGACTGA
- a CDS encoding S10 family peptidase, whose translation MPETTKDETDLKAKSDEDTVADDPIDDLVTTQHSLTVKRRKLAYTAQSGRVVLRKEVLTEGKFDGHKPKAEVFITAYTLDGADPTTRPVTFAFNGGPGSSSIWLHMGVLGPRRVVSGDVNDPEPPPYRVVDNPESLLAHSDLVFIDPVSTGYSRAATGEKPKDYHGFTADIESVGEVIRLWTSRNERWLSPKFLAGESYGTLRAAALASHLQERHGLYLNGLLLISSVLDLSTVFFTEGNDTPYSLYIPTYAAIAHYHGKHGKRSLDEVLAEAEEFASRDLPWALRRGARLSATERADLVSRLATLTGLSESYVDRVNLRIEHVRFFTELLRDEGLTTGRMDGRFTTWEPDGGREHMSDDASISRIIGAYSAGFNHYVRSQLEYANDLPYEILAIDVAREWSYSDFEGRAISAVANLSSAMRANPHLKIHIALGHYDGATPYYAAEHVIAQLQLPDELRSNVETAYYPAGHMMYVHEPSRVQQSKDLAAFVRSASNR comes from the coding sequence ATGCCGGAGACCACGAAAGACGAGACCGACCTGAAGGCGAAGTCCGACGAGGACACGGTCGCTGACGACCCCATCGACGACCTCGTCACCACCCAGCACAGCCTGACCGTGAAACGGCGCAAGCTGGCCTACACCGCGCAGAGCGGCCGGGTGGTGCTGCGCAAGGAAGTGCTCACCGAAGGCAAGTTCGACGGCCACAAGCCGAAGGCCGAGGTGTTCATCACCGCCTACACTCTCGACGGCGCCGACCCCACGACACGTCCGGTGACCTTCGCTTTCAACGGCGGGCCCGGCTCGTCCAGCATCTGGCTGCACATGGGCGTGCTCGGTCCGCGCAGGGTCGTCTCCGGCGACGTCAACGACCCCGAACCGCCGCCATACCGGGTCGTCGACAACCCGGAAAGCCTGCTGGCGCACAGCGATCTCGTGTTCATCGACCCCGTCTCCACCGGCTACTCGCGGGCCGCGACCGGCGAGAAACCGAAGGACTACCACGGCTTCACGGCCGACATCGAATCCGTCGGCGAGGTCATCCGGCTGTGGACCTCACGCAACGAACGCTGGCTTTCGCCCAAGTTCCTCGCCGGCGAGTCCTACGGGACGCTGCGGGCAGCCGCCCTGGCCTCGCACCTGCAGGAACGACACGGCCTCTATCTCAACGGCCTGCTGTTGATCTCCTCCGTACTCGATCTGAGCACCGTGTTCTTCACCGAGGGCAACGACACCCCGTACTCGTTGTACATCCCGACCTACGCGGCGATCGCGCACTACCACGGCAAGCACGGCAAGCGTTCACTCGACGAGGTGCTGGCCGAAGCGGAGGAGTTCGCGAGCCGCGACCTCCCGTGGGCTTTGCGGCGCGGTGCCCGGTTGTCGGCGACGGAGCGGGCCGACCTCGTCAGCAGGCTCGCGACGCTCACCGGCCTTTCCGAGTCCTATGTAGACAGGGTCAACCTTCGCATCGAGCACGTCAGGTTCTTCACGGAGCTGCTTCGCGACGAAGGACTCACCACGGGAAGGATGGACGGCAGATTCACCACGTGGGAGCCCGACGGCGGCAGGGAGCACATGAGCGACGACGCGTCGATCTCCCGGATCATCGGCGCCTACTCGGCGGGCTTCAACCACTACGTCAGGTCCCAGCTCGAATACGCCAACGACCTGCCCTACGAGATCCTCGCGATCGACGTGGCGAGGGAATGGTCCTATTCGGACTTCGAGGGCCGCGCGATTTCCGCGGTGGCGAACCTCAGCTCCGCGATGCGAGCGAACCCGCATCTCAAGATCCACATCGCGCTCGGCCACTATGACGGCGCGACGCCCTACTACGCGGCGGAACACGTCATCGCTCAGCTTCAGCTCCCCGACGAGCTGCGGTCCAATGTGGAAACCGCGTATTACCCCGCAGGCCACATGATGTACGTCCACGAACCATCGAGGGTCCAGCAGTCGAAGGATCTCGCCGCGTTCGTGCGCTCCGCGAGCAACCGCTGA
- a CDS encoding Ppx/GppA phosphatase family protein, protein MPRVAAIDCGTNSIRLLVAELTHRHDGTVDLRDLHREMRVVRLGQGVDATGKLAPEALERTREALVAYTIAARRKGAEKVRMVATSATRDASNRDEFFAMTRDVLGVQAEVISGDEEARLSFTGAVGEQDSDEGPFLVVDVGGGSTELVLGTWDGSRADVLAARSVDIGCVRLTERTLHGDPPTDEEVAEGRALATKVLDDAFAAVDVSKARTWIGVAGTVTTLSAVAQELPEYDSERTHLSRLARGDIDRIAAELLAADHERKAANPVIHPGRVDVIGGGSLIVQVLAEQLAERGGPTELVVSEHDILDGIALSLA, encoded by the coding sequence ATGCCCCGCGTAGCCGCCATCGACTGCGGAACCAACTCCATTCGCCTGCTCGTCGCCGAGCTGACCCATCGCCACGACGGCACCGTCGACCTTCGTGACCTGCACAGGGAGATGCGAGTCGTGCGCCTCGGCCAAGGGGTCGACGCGACCGGCAAGCTCGCTCCCGAGGCGCTGGAGCGGACGAGGGAGGCGCTTGTCGCCTACACGATCGCGGCCAGGCGCAAGGGCGCCGAGAAGGTCCGCATGGTCGCGACGTCCGCGACGAGGGACGCGAGCAACAGGGACGAGTTCTTCGCCATGACAAGGGATGTGCTCGGAGTTCAGGCCGAGGTCATCTCCGGCGACGAGGAAGCGCGGTTGTCCTTCACCGGCGCCGTCGGCGAGCAGGATTCCGACGAGGGGCCGTTCCTCGTCGTCGACGTCGGCGGCGGCTCCACCGAGCTGGTGCTGGGAACGTGGGACGGCAGTCGTGCCGACGTGCTTGCCGCGCGCTCCGTGGACATCGGCTGCGTCCGGCTCACGGAAAGGACCCTGCACGGCGATCCGCCGACCGACGAGGAGGTCGCGGAGGGCAGGGCGCTGGCGACCAAGGTGCTCGACGACGCGTTCGCCGCGGTCGACGTCTCCAAGGCCCGCACGTGGATCGGGGTCGCCGGAACGGTGACCACCCTCTCGGCTGTCGCTCAGGAGCTGCCGGAGTACGACTCGGAACGCACGCACCTTTCCCGGCTCGCTCGCGGGGACATCGATCGCATCGCGGCGGAATTGCTCGCTGCCGACCACGAGCGCAAGGCCGCGAACCCGGTGATCCACCCCGGCAGGGTCGACGTCATCGGCGGCGGTTCGCTCATCGTGCAGGTGCTCGCCGAACAGCTCGCCGAGCGAGGTGGGCCCACCGAACTCGTGGTCAGCGAGCACGACATCCTCGACGGCATCGCGCTCTCACTCGCCTGA
- a CDS encoding lytic transglycosylase domain-containing protein, translated as MNDTRSPGVLRRFGRRHKVVVAFVCGTLGVLPAAVLSENASQWVYSAATEYTANMALEGGYPPGNQPISVDGSLPGPPDPEDLPAYELPAPGPLGIPATALEAYRNAARVVSAESPSCNIDWALIASIGRIESNHARGGYVDAKGDTLEPILGPVLDGVGPVAAIRDTDGGRYDGDKVWDRAVGPTQFIPGTWARYAADGNGDGERNPNNIFDATVATGKYLCSGGLDLGKDDQLRAALYRYNNSDTYVETVILWAEAYRNGVSTVPDSEIPLGAPAVTTTEAPSPVPPPPSTSARPSPTPSPTPSPTTGPSLPGTSTPPPSTTTPPPTSTTPPDDSCEPTEPTEPTDSTTPTPTPTPTEPGETTPTPSPTPPDCEPTEPSETPSPTAPTGEAATRTS; from the coding sequence GTGAACGATACCCGAAGCCCCGGTGTGCTCCGAAGATTCGGCAGACGGCACAAGGTTGTCGTCGCTTTCGTCTGCGGCACGCTCGGTGTCCTTCCCGCGGCCGTGCTGAGTGAGAACGCAAGTCAATGGGTGTATTCCGCGGCGACCGAATACACCGCGAACATGGCGCTCGAAGGTGGGTATCCGCCGGGAAACCAGCCGATCTCGGTTGATGGCAGTTTGCCTGGACCCCCTGATCCCGAAGACCTTCCCGCCTACGAACTTCCCGCGCCAGGCCCGCTGGGCATCCCGGCCACCGCGCTTGAGGCATACCGCAACGCGGCTCGCGTGGTGTCCGCCGAATCTCCCTCCTGCAACATCGACTGGGCGTTGATCGCCAGCATCGGGCGCATCGAGTCCAACCACGCGCGCGGCGGTTACGTCGACGCGAAGGGCGACACGCTCGAACCCATACTCGGCCCCGTGCTCGACGGTGTCGGTCCCGTCGCGGCCATCCGGGACACCGACGGCGGGCGCTACGACGGTGACAAGGTGTGGGACCGCGCGGTCGGGCCGACGCAGTTCATTCCGGGCACGTGGGCCAGGTACGCGGCCGACGGCAACGGAGACGGGGAGAGGAACCCGAACAACATCTTCGACGCCACCGTGGCGACAGGTAAGTACCTGTGTTCGGGTGGCCTCGACCTCGGCAAGGACGACCAGCTCCGCGCCGCGCTCTACCGGTACAACAACTCGGACACCTATGTGGAGACCGTGATCCTCTGGGCAGAGGCGTACCGGAACGGGGTCTCGACGGTGCCGGACAGCGAGATCCCGCTCGGCGCTCCCGCGGTGACCACAACGGAGGCACCCTCGCCGGTGCCACCGCCGCCGAGCACTTCGGCGCGGCCGAGCCCCACGCCGAGCCCGACGCCGAGCCCGACGACAGGGCCTTCGCTGCCTGGCACGTCGACTCCGCCGCCGAGCACCACCACGCCGCCTCCGACGTCCACGACGCCGCCGGACGACTCGTGCGAGCCGACCGAACCGACCGAACCGACCGACTCGACCACGCCGACGCCGACGCCGACGCCGACCGAGCCGGGGGAAACGACCCCGACGCCATCGCCGACACCGCCCGACTGCGAGCCGACCGAGCCAAGCGAAACCCCATCGCCAACGGCGCCGACAGGGGAGGCCGCGACCAGGACGAGTTAG
- a CDS encoding DUF501 domain-containing protein has product MDNIDFEPVSDEDKDIIASQLGRPPRALRTVAARCPSGHPAVVQTSPRLEDGTPFPTLYYLTCPTLNSLVGKLEASGLMREMTERLSTDKDLAAAYQRTHESYLAERDAIDPLGHEVSAGGMPGRVKCLHVHVAHTLARGEGINPFGDETLRLLNELGWPTGDCAPEGKVE; this is encoded by the coding sequence GTGGATAACATCGATTTCGAACCCGTGTCCGATGAGGACAAGGACATCATCGCCAGTCAACTCGGCAGGCCGCCGAGGGCGCTGCGAACGGTCGCGGCCCGCTGCCCGAGCGGGCATCCAGCCGTCGTCCAAACCAGCCCCCGCCTTGAGGACGGCACGCCCTTTCCCACGTTGTACTACCTGACGTGCCCGACGCTGAATTCGCTCGTCGGCAAGCTGGAGGCGTCAGGGCTCATGAGGGAGATGACGGAGCGGCTGTCCACCGACAAGGACCTCGCGGCCGCCTACCAGCGCACGCACGAGTCCTATCTGGCCGAACGCGACGCGATCGACCCGCTCGGGCACGAGGTGAGCGCGGGAGGGATGCCAGGCCGCGTCAAGTGTCTCCACGTGCACGTCGCGCACACCCTTGCGCGCGGTGAGGGCATCAATCCCTTCGGTGACGAAACTCTGCGGCTGCTGAACGAGCTGGGATGGCCGACCGGCGACTGCGCTCCCGAGGGCAAGGTCGAGTAG
- a CDS encoding FtsB family cell division protein, whose product MAERGRARSRRGGGRASSSSSRRPERGRRTEKRTSKLRRGLSAKRESSAAKVLGLSTTRRAALVAIVVCALAFTIAVPLRTYFSQKADVAEQEAKQAELRQQVATLEDRKAELADPAQVEAEARRRLRYVMPGETPYMVQLPEDKEQEQRPEDGDQAAPQGAWYERLWDSVNSGG is encoded by the coding sequence GTGGCCGAGCGGGGCAGGGCACGGAGCAGACGAGGCGGGGGGCGGGCTTCCAGCTCGTCCTCCCGTCGCCCTGAGCGCGGGCGCCGCACGGAGAAGCGCACGTCGAAGCTGCGTCGTGGACTGAGCGCGAAGCGAGAGTCGAGCGCGGCCAAAGTGCTCGGCCTGTCCACGACGCGCAGGGCGGCGCTCGTCGCGATCGTGGTCTGCGCGCTCGCCTTCACGATCGCCGTCCCGCTGCGTACGTACTTCTCGCAGAAGGCCGACGTCGCCGAGCAGGAGGCCAAGCAGGCCGAACTGCGGCAGCAGGTGGCGACGCTGGAGGACCGCAAGGCCGAACTCGCCGACCCGGCGCAGGTGGAGGCAGAGGCGCGGCGAAGGCTGCGGTATGTCATGCCGGGCGAGACGCCCTACATGGTGCAGTTGCCAGAGGACAAAGAACAGGAACAGCGTCCGGAGGACGGCGATCAGGCCGCGCCTCAGGGCGCTTGGTACGAGCGGTTGTGGGACAGCGTCAACAGTGGTGGATAA
- the eno gene encoding phosphopyruvate hydratase, whose protein sequence is MAVIEQVGAREILDSRGNPTVEVEVALDDHTVARAAVPSGASTGEHEAVELRDGDASRYGGKGVERAVAAVLDEIGPDLSGVDAVDQRIVDQKLLDLDGTPDKSRLGANAILGVSLAVAKAAADSADLELFRYLGGPNAHVLPVPMLNILNGGAHADTDVDIQEFMIAPIGAVSFRESLRWGAEVYHSLKSVLKGRGLSTGLGDEGGFAPSLGNNREALDLIITAIEKAGFTPGRDVALALDVAATEFYSDGAYTFEGSKRSAEQLIGYYTELVDGYPLVSIEDPLSEDDWDGWVRMTDELGERVQIVGDDLFVTNPDRLEEGISRRAANALLVKVNQIGTLSETLDAITLATSYGYKCMMSHRSGETEDTTIADLAVATGVGQIKTGAPARGERVAKYNQLLRIEETLGDAARYAGDLAFPRFSLES, encoded by the coding sequence GTGGCGGTTATCGAGCAGGTGGGCGCACGGGAGATTCTGGACTCTCGCGGCAACCCGACCGTTGAGGTGGAGGTCGCACTCGACGATCACACCGTGGCGAGGGCCGCTGTCCCTTCCGGCGCCTCCACCGGCGAGCACGAAGCCGTCGAACTGCGGGACGGTGACGCGTCCAGGTACGGCGGCAAGGGAGTCGAGCGCGCGGTTGCCGCCGTTCTCGACGAGATCGGGCCCGACCTTTCCGGTGTCGACGCCGTCGATCAGCGGATCGTCGACCAGAAGCTGCTCGACCTGGACGGGACACCCGACAAGTCGCGGCTCGGCGCCAACGCCATTCTCGGCGTTTCGCTCGCGGTGGCCAAGGCCGCCGCCGACTCGGCTGACCTGGAGTTGTTCCGCTACCTCGGCGGTCCGAACGCCCACGTCCTTCCCGTTCCGATGCTGAACATCCTCAACGGTGGCGCGCACGCCGACACCGACGTGGACATTCAGGAATTCATGATCGCGCCCATCGGCGCGGTGTCCTTCCGCGAGTCGCTTCGCTGGGGTGCCGAGGTCTACCACTCGCTGAAGTCGGTGCTCAAGGGGCGCGGGCTCTCGACGGGGCTCGGTGACGAGGGCGGTTTCGCGCCCAGTCTCGGCAACAACAGGGAAGCGCTCGACCTGATCATCACCGCGATCGAGAAGGCCGGCTTCACGCCCGGCCGCGACGTGGCGCTGGCGCTCGACGTCGCCGCGACCGAGTTCTACTCGGACGGCGCCTACACGTTCGAGGGCTCCAAGCGCAGCGCGGAGCAGCTCATCGGCTACTACACGGAGTTGGTCGACGGCTACCCGTTGGTGTCGATCGAGGACCCGCTTTCCGAGGACGACTGGGACGGCTGGGTCCGGATGACCGACGAGCTCGGTGAGCGCGTGCAGATCGTCGGCGACGACCTGTTCGTCACCAACCCCGACCGGCTGGAAGAGGGCATCTCCCGCCGCGCGGCCAACGCGCTGCTGGTCAAGGTCAACCAGATCGGCACGCTGTCGGAGACGTTGGACGCGATCACGCTCGCCACGTCCTACGGCTACAAGTGCATGATGAGCCACCGTTCCGGCGAGACGGAGGACACCACGATCGCCGACCTCGCGGTGGCCACCGGTGTCGGGCAGATCAAGACCGGCGCACCGGCTCGCGGCGAACGAGTCGCGAAGTACAACCAGCTGCTGCGGATCGAGGAGACGCTGGGCGACGCCGCGCGTTATGCCGGTGACCTCGCCTTCCCGAGATTCTCCCTGGAGAGCTGA